CGCCAATCGAGTGGCAGCACGTCGTGCTTCTCCGCTTCTTTCCAAAAAAGTGATTCCAGTTTCTTGACCGTCTCCGGATGCTTGTCCGCCAGGTTCTCGGCCTGCGAGAAATCCTCGTCGACATGATATAGCTCCCACTTTGCCGTCAACGGATCGAACTCGCCGCGCACCGGCGTCCAAGGAACGAAGCTGCGGCTCGAGGCCATCCACCCATCGTGATAGATGCCGCGGTTGACGAGCAACTCAAAGTACTGCGTCGTGCGCGTCGCCGGCGCGTCTTTGTCGGTGAAGGTCGCTAGAAAACTCACGCCTTCAATCGGCTTCTGCTCGATTCCGTTGAGCATCTTTGGCGGCGTAATGCCGATCGCCTCGTAGAGGGTGGGCACGATGTCGATCGCATGGAGAAACTGCGACCGTACTCCCCCGTGGTCCTTGATCTTTGCCGGCCAGGAGATAATCAGCGGGTTGCGGGTGCCGCCAAAATGGCTGGCCACCTGCTTGGTCCACTGAAACGGCGTGTTCATCGCGTGCGCCCAGGCGCTGGGGAAGTGATTGAACCACTTCGGCCCACCGATCTCGTCGATGTGTTGGAGATTGTCCTGCCACTTCTCCGGAAAACCGTTGAAGAACAGGTTCTCGTTGAGGCTCCCCTCCAGCCCACCTTCGGCGCTAGACCCGTTGTCGCCAACGATGTAGATGAAGATCGTGTTGTCCGCGGTCGGCAACTTCTTGACTTCGTCGATCACCCGTCCCATGTGGTGGTCCACGTGGGCCGCGTAGCCCGCAAACACCTCCATCATATGAGAGTAGATCTTCTTCTGGCCGTCGTTCAGCGAGCTCCACGCGGGCAACCCCTCGCTGCGCGCCGTGAGCTTGGTGCCTGCCGGCACGACGCCCAGCTTGATTTGTCGGTCGAGCGTGGCCTTGCGATAGGCGTCCCAGCCCGCGTCGAATTTTCCCTTGAACTTGTCGATCCACTCTTGCGGCGCGTGGTGCGGCGAGTGGTTGGCGCCCGGCGCCACGTAAAGGAAAAATGGCTTGGAAGGCGCGATGCTGGTGACCCGCCGTGTCCAATCGATCGCCTTGTCCGCTAGGTCCTCGGTCAGGTGATAGTTGGGGTTCGCGCTCTTGGGGACGAGATTGCGGTTCTCAAATAAGATCGGATTCCAGTGGTTCATGTCGCCGGCGTTGAAGCCGTAGAAGTAGTCGAACCCGAGTCCATTCGCCCATCGGTCGAAAGGGCCGGCGGCGCTGGTTTCCCACGCCGGGGTGTTGTGGTTCTTGCCGATCCAAGCGGTCATATATCCGTTCTGGCGGAGCACCTCGCCGATGGTGCCGCAGCTTCGCGGCAGAACGCAGGTATAGCCGTCGTAGCCCGTCGCGGCCTCGGTGATGACGCCTGTCGCGGCCGAGTGATGATTGCGGCCGGTGATGAGGGCCGCCCGCGTCGGACTGCATAGCGCGGTGGTGTGAAAGCGGTTGTACCGTAGGCCTTCGCCAGCCAGTCTGTCGAGCGTCGGCGAAGGGATGCCGCCGCCAAAGGTCGAATACTGCCCAAACCCGGTGTCGTCGAGCAGGATGAGCACCACATTGGGCGCGCCCTTCGGCGCCTGAATCGGCTGCGGGAACTGCGGCGGATCGGAATCTTTATAGGTCTTTCCGACCTTGCCAGAGAATTGAAAGTCGGGCCGCGGCAGCACCGCCGGCGTGCCGTTGGTCACCGCTGAATCAGTGACTGGCTGCTGAGCGAATGATGTACGCCAAATGTCCGTGGCCGCCAGCCAGCCGAGCATAGCGCCGGAAGTGATCACCGCCACGGCGGTAAGTGTTGGTCGCGATTGCATTGCCAGATACCTCCCCAAGCCCCATAAAAATTTGGCCATTGCCAACCAAGATTACCCTACACAGAGCATGAACATTCTGACGCAGTGCTGGCGTCTTCG
This sequence is a window from Pirellulales bacterium. Protein-coding genes within it:
- a CDS encoding arylsulfatase, with protein sequence MQSRPTLTAVAVITSGAMLGWLAATDIWRTSFAQQPVTDSAVTNGTPAVLPRPDFQFSGKVGKTYKDSDPPQFPQPIQAPKGAPNVVLILLDDTGFGQYSTFGGGIPSPTLDRLAGEGLRYNRFHTTALCSPTRAALITGRNHHSAATGVITEAATGYDGYTCVLPRSCGTIGEVLRQNGYMTAWIGKNHNTPAWETSAAGPFDRWANGLGFDYFYGFNAGDMNHWNPILFENRNLVPKSANPNYHLTEDLADKAIDWTRRVTSIAPSKPFFLYVAPGANHSPHHAPQEWIDKFKGKFDAGWDAYRKATLDRQIKLGVVPAGTKLTARSEGLPAWSSLNDGQKKIYSHMMEVFAGYAAHVDHHMGRVIDEVKKLPTADNTIFIYIVGDNGSSAEGGLEGSLNENLFFNGFPEKWQDNLQHIDEIGGPKWFNHFPSAWAHAMNTPFQWTKQVASHFGGTRNPLIISWPAKIKDHGGVRSQFLHAIDIVPTLYEAIGITPPKMLNGIEQKPIEGVSFLATFTDKDAPATRTTQYFELLVNRGIYHDGWMASSRSFVPWTPVRGEFDPLTAKWELYHVDEDFSQAENLADKHPETVKKLESLFWKEAEKHDVLPLDWRAVERLNAELQGRPSLAGKRDSYTYYPGQIALPDGAAPPVLNKSFSVTARIDIPDQGAEGMIFTHGGLTGGYGIYLRDGKAHFVYNMLAIERFTITSAPLPKGKVALVMQLAYQGKPGELGKPATVTLTANGKKVGEGQLPRTVPLQFSLGEGIDVGTDTGSAVDFTYQLPFTFTGKVEKVTVDLK